TGCATATTATTGTCCACAGGCGGCTGCATCCCCACGGGGTTTCCCACGGGCTTCCCCACGGGGTTCCCCACGGGCTTCACTTCGGGCTTCGCCTCGGGCTTCACTTCGGCCTTCGCCTCGGGCTTTCCCAAGAGCTTTTCCTCGGGCTTCACTTCGGGCTTCCCTTCGGGCATTACCTTGGGATTCCCCTCGGGCTTTACCTTGGGACTCCCCTCGGGCTTTACCTTGGGATTCTCCATGGGCTTCACATCGGGCTTCACTTCGAG
The Drosophila miranda strain MSH22 chromosome XL, D.miranda_PacBio2.1, whole genome shotgun sequence genome window above contains:
- the LOC117185742 gene encoding protein TsetseEP-like → MDVPTKQDEGKPKGEPEGKSKEKPEGIPKVMPEGKPEVKPEEKLLGKPEAKPEVKLEVKPDVKPMENPKVKPEGSPKVKPEGNPKVMPEGKPEVKPEEKLLGKPEAKAEVKPEAKPEVKPVGNPVGKPVGNPVGMQPPVDNNMQRAVLMFAFFSAATRLLALVVQRMHPA